AGCGTACAGAGTTTCAAGAGAAAACTCAAGAAACTAACGGCCCGTAAGTGGAGTATTGACCTAGACAGCCGAATTGAGCGACTAAACTGGGTCATCCGAGGTTGGATAAACTACTTTTCTATGACGAACATGAAATCAGTCATGGAAAGCATTGATGAACGACTAAGAACTCGAATAAGAGTTATTATCTGGAAACAATGGAAGAAGAAATCTAGGCGATTAGGGGGACTTCTCAAATTAGGAGTACCGAAGTGGATAGCGGATAAAGTATCTGGCTGGGGAGACCATTATCAATTAGTGGCTCAGAGCTCTGTACTGAAACGTGCCATATCAAAACCAGTCCTCGCTAAACGTGGACTGGTTTCTTGCCTAGATTATTATCTAAAACGACATGCGTTAAAAGTTAGTTGAACCGCCGTGTGCCGAACGGCACGCACGGTGGTGTGAGAGGGACTAGAAATTAGTCCCTACTCGATTGTATGGTATACTCATTATCATTGCAAGTTAAACCGATTTTCGAAGTGTATAATTTGTTCTATTGCTGAGGACTAAAGGCATTTCGCTTAATGATATAGATAAGGTTATTACAGATCCCAAGTATTGTATTTAAATAGGGTAGGAATTGATTTAATGCTATTGTAAAATGTCTGATTGTTAGGATGTGTGTCTTAAATCGCTTCAAAGGGCAGGTTAGACTGCGCGTTTGAATGCTCTTGTGCACCACCTCAGGTATATTGTTTTCACTGAGATTTATTTACTATTATTTTATACTGACAAAAATGTCCTGTTTGATTTTTTCAAAATTAGATAAACTAGGTCTATCAATTAAAGGAGGCATAGTTTTATGCAATTTGAAAAGATTTATTTTGAAGTTCAGGGAATTGTTCACCGCGCGCGTAAGGATTTCTACGTGAAGTTATGGGAACGTGAGGATTGGGACCAGGAGGGGATGTTGGTTCTGTACAAATTACTATGCAGTTTTCCAGAATTGGAGGAAGATAAGGATAAGCTCTGTAGTTACTTTAAGGTTCAGTTCCGAAATCGTGTTCGGGATGTTGTGCGCAGGCAAGAAAGCCATAAGCGGAAGTTTGACCGTATGCCCCATGAAGATATTCATGATTTGTCGCATCTAGTAAAGTCGCCGGGATTGTTAAATGACGATTTTATTGTTTTGCGAGATATGTTGCGGACTTATAGAAGTCAGCTGTCGACGGAACAGTTAGAAAAATACGAGAAGCTAATCACAGGTCAGAGTTTCCATGGGCGGAGGAATATGATACGTGAACTGCAAGACTACCTGCGAGATTTTAAGTAGAAGAAAGAATTGTTGGTACTACCTATAACGGCACTTTATTTATTGAATTTGTATTTTCTAAGCATATATTTTCAAAATTCTTATTATTTTCGGTATAATTGTTGGAACAGAGAAAGTAGAGTGTATAGTTATGTATCAAGTCATTAAAATGTATGGAGATTTTGAACCCTGGTGGTTTATTGAAGGTTGGGAAGAAGACATCACTGACAAGTTAGTTTTTGAAAATTATGAGGATGCTGTTCTTGCCTTTCAGAAAGAGTGGACAGATTTGGCTAGTCGCTTTCCTAAGAAAGAATCGAAGGGTGGGATGATGACAGCCTTTTGGGATGAAGCGGATCAGTATTGGTGCGAGGAATGTGATGAGTATTTGCAACGTTACCATTCTTTGCTATTGCTAGAAGCTAAGGAAGATTCCAAGAAGAAGGACCTTGCACCGAGAGTAAGACCATGCAAACTCAAGAAAGGGAATTGCGTAAATTATTAAGAGAGAAGGATTGATGGTTCAGTCCTTCTTATTTTTTTTAAATAAATTTTGCAAAAATCATCATTTTTCCGAACTAATAGGTGAGGAGGATTTATGATTCAAGAAAAAGCAAAACAAATGATAGAGGAGGCGGTAACCGGTCGAGTCAGTGACATTTATCTGGTTCCCAAAGGTGAGACCTATCAGCTCTATCATCGTATCATGGACGAACGGGAATTTGTCCGAGAGCTGGAGGAAACGGAAGTAGATGCTCTGATTGGGCATTTCAAGTTTCTAGCTGGTCTCAATGTCGGTGAGAAGCGCCGTAGTCAGCAGGGGTCCTGCGATTATGATTATGGCAAGGGCGAGATTTCTCTGCGCCTGTCAACGGTCGGGGATTATCGTGGCAAGGAAAGTTTGGTCATTCGTCTGCTCTATGATAATGACAAGGAGTTGAAATTCTGGTTTCAGGCCGTAGAGGAAATTGCCAAGGAAATCAAAGGTCGGGGACTCTACCTTTTTTCGGGTCCAGTCGGCTCTGGCAAGACCACGCTTATGTACCATTTAGCCAGGATGAAATTCCCAGACAAGCAAATTCTGACCATCGAAGATCCGGTGGAAATCAAGCAGGACGATATGTTGCAACTTCAGCTCAATGAAACTATTGGCGCGACTTATGACAATCTCATCAAACTGTCCCTGCGCCATCGTCCTGACCTGCTCATCATCGGGGAAATCCGTGATGCAGAGACAGCTCGATCAGTTATTAGGGCTAGTTTGACCGGAGCGACAGTCTTTTCGACGGTGCATGCCAAGTCCATTTCGGGTGTCTATGCTCGGATGTTGGAATTGGGTGTTAGTCCAGAAGAGCTCAATAATGCCCTACAAGGCATTGCCTACCAGCGCTTGATAGGGGGAGGAGGTGTTGTTGATTTTGCCAGAGAAGATTTCCAAAACCATTCCGCAGACAAGTGGAATGCACAGATTGATAGCCTTCTTGCAGCAGGACATATCAGTCCTCGGCAGGCGGAGGCCGAAAAAATTATCCTTGGAGCGTCAGCGTAAAGTCATCGAGCTTTTTAACAATCTCTTTGCCAGTGGCTTTCACTTGGGAGAGATTGTTGATTTTCTCAGGCGCAGTCAGCTCTTGGCAGACCAATATACGCAAATCCTATCAGACGGTCTGGTAGCGGGGAAGCCTTTTTCGAGCCTCTTAGCTGATTTGGCCTTTTCCGACACAGTTGTCACTCAGGTGTCATTGGCAGAAATTCATGGCAATACCAGTCTCAGTCTGCAACACATCGAGACCTATCTGAGTAACTTATCCAAAGTACGGAAAAAATTGATTGAGGTAGCGACCTATCCCGTTATTCTATTAGGATTTTTGGTGTTG
The sequence above is a segment of the Streptococcus suis genome. Coding sequences within it:
- the comGA gene encoding competence type IV pilus ATPase ComGA, producing the protein MIQEKAKQMIEEAVTGRVSDIYLVPKGETYQLYHRIMDEREFVRELEETEVDALIGHFKFLAGLNVGEKRRSQQGSCDYDYGKGEISLRLSTVGDYRGKESLVIRLLYDNDKELKFWFQAVEEIAKEIKGRGLYLFSGPVGSGKTTLMYHLARMKFPDKQILTIEDPVEIKQDDMLQLQLNETIGATYDNLIKLSLRHRPDLLIIGEIRDAETARSVIRASLTGATVFSTVHAKSISGVYARMLELGVSPEELNNALQGIAYQRLIGGGGVVDFAREDFQNHSADKWNAQIDSLLAAGHISPRQAEAEKIILGASA
- a CDS encoding sigma-70 family RNA polymerase sigma factor, which codes for MQFEKIYFEVQGIVHRARKDFYVKLWEREDWDQEGMLVLYKLLCSFPELEEDKDKLCSYFKVQFRNRVRDVVRRQESHKRKFDRMPHEDIHDLSHLVKSPGLLNDDFIVLRDMLRTYRSQLSTEQLEKYEKLITGQSFHGRRNMIRELQDYLRDFK
- a CDS encoding DUF1033 family protein, with amino-acid sequence MYQVIKMYGDFEPWWFIEGWEEDITDKLVFENYEDAVLAFQKEWTDLASRFPKKESKGGMMTAFWDEADQYWCEECDEYLQRYHSLLLLEAKEDSKKKDLAPRVRPCKLKKGNCVNY